The Diorhabda carinulata isolate Delta chromosome 12, icDioCari1.1, whole genome shotgun sequence DNA window gttgatatcaaaatatttgttcgctCGAGCCCAATAATAGACCTATAACTCTACGTAAGGAGGCTAcgctaatttatttattgttatttcaattcattagGATGATTTGAGTATTTAAGTGCGAATTGAACTACTTTATAAATAGAGGAATCAAACTTAAATTATATCATTCACCTATTATTTCATTTAGCAGCCTTATACACTCTACTCCTTTGTTGATGTCTTCCGAATAAAAATCGGTAAAATTTGGAATTGTTCCAAAAAGAACTCCCACTTCTTCCCTGTATTGGGAGTATAATTCCTGTAAATTAAAAACATGGGATCACATTCTCATACttattttgtatcaatattttgtGCCGTCTTTTTCTATCTAAAGTTTAGCGGATATTAACGGAACTCTTTAAACAAAAGTAATAAGTAAACGTTCACCTCACTATTTCTATCTGTCGAAAGAAAATGTAAGGCGACATGATCTGGAAGAATGTTCTTCAATAATTGTGCGTTGTTGTGTCTTGTTTCTTGCATATCGTTCAATTCATTTTCGGCTTGTTGTTTCCATAGAAAATCCAGCCTCGAAGTTACTTCAACCAATCTAGCATGATAAGCTACCATGAGAAAAAATACGATGAGGAGGATCATCATTTGAGCAGATAAAGGTATGTGAATgctacaaatacaaataaaatgttaaaattagcGAATAACGATGGTAAATCAACTCGAgtcaattgaataaaaataaggcGAATATACTCACACTTGAAAATTGGAAAGTTCGTGAGTGTCCGTAAATAGACTAGATGGCATAAGAATTAAAGTAGAGTACACAACCAACATTAGtatcaacaataatattttgatcaaataataTAACTTTAGAGCTGTCGCCAGTGCTATTAAACATAATACCCATGTAAACACCACGTATTCGGGATGAAAACAGTGGGGATTGAATGTTAGATCTTCTGTAGCTATAATGGAAGAATATATGGTATGATTACCGTCAACATCGGAAGATTTATAATTGGCACTTAAATCTCTTTTCCTTCGAACTGAATCTATATTAGAATTCGTAAACATAATGTTGCCGACTTCTCGTTTCAAAGTTTTGAATAAGAACGAAGTCTTATTATTCACATTAGATTCGAATTCTTTTACGCAGGTATCGTTACATTTCGTTTTATCgatatttaaagtaaaattattattgacgtTAGCTTGTACAAGAAAATTCACTACTATAGTTGGATTGTTTACGGAAAAGTTGTTACTTATAGTCCGTTTCaaagaaaaactcgaaaaattcGAATTGGAATTGGTGTCGGTTTCGATGTTACCAAAATTGATTAGATTCAGAGAACTCGTCATGGCCATTAATATAATAACTCCGCAAATAAAAGctgttcttctttttcttttatgaacTAGTGTCGAAGAAATTGTTCTTAATGATTCGGGAAGCTGTTGAAATTCTTCTGCCATCACCAGGATTGACGTGGCTATCAAAATGAGTGTTGTTATCACGATGCTCACCACAACTACGTTAATCCTAGAATTAAAAAAGATTATTCGATAATTTTATCCCCcgataacaattttatatatttcttagaCCTATTGATATATAAAAGGATATCtagattttaggtctctcttatgttttaaaattagttttacttttattattagaatttacaaaatagagctataaattttactcaaattatttaggtctttttcgTTCTTacgaatttcattttatatttaatttttcaaacagaagatacctagaatcaagaacatttagttgcatatatttgtttttaaatcagTGTCTATGATAACGGTGATAAACAACAATGATTTCCCCGAAGTTATCTCCGGCGCATACACCAAAAATGAGTGTATCTCGGTTGGCGCGTCCACCAAAATATTAGTCGGGGGAGTGGGGGGCTAGTTCTGTTGTCAAGCTGGAGGCAGAAATGTAGTAATAAAAATCTGAACCTTTAAAAATATCTGCGTTTGGATGCAGTAATGTTTATAACTGTTTCAGTTTCTTTGCTTGCAGGATTTGGCTGATCCGTAACATAAGATGGAGCAAAATCtgaatctttaaaaatatctgcATTTGGAGGCTTTAAAACCATTCATAATATAAGAAGGATTCATCGCAAAGAATTCTTAACGATCCCAGGAATGTCGTATGTATATGGTGATCGTTTTCCCTGGGTTGTTATGCATTCACGCTGTCCACGTTCGGCTTAAGTAATTTTTGAATGGACCATAAACTCCGACATCCAATATGTGAACAGAGGGAGGGAAAAGATAGCATGATAACGCGTGACTTTCTTTTGCTTTTTTCACCACTGAGACGTTTACGTGTGAACGATGATTGTCGAGTAATTGTAGGACAGGTTGTTGCTCCGACGAATTGACAAACTTGATGAAATGATccagatataaaataaattattatcatagaATTTATAAGTAGCAAGTTACAACTTGTCCCGTTAAAGTGTTGCAACATACCTCACAGCGAGGTACATTGAAATAACCACTCGTTAAAAGAAAGTCGCCTACTCGAAATCTacgataataaattttgtataaacaaaaaaaagttcgTTACCCGGCTTAATTTGAGCGCCTGCACAAGGTTAGGTTGAAAATCGAACgaatgtttcttcttcttttattatttaggtAAAAAATGCTCGTTACTACTTGCCCCTGTTACAACTGACCCCCCGCTCCCCTACGATCTTACAAAGAACAAAATCCATTTGGGAAAAATGTTGCGTTAAAACAAAActgtttataaacaaatagcgatttataattttaataaaatcaactcACATATCAGTGGTAATCGCTTGACATATTACAATAAACAACCAAATGATGAAACAGCACATCATATTTGACTTGAACATATCTTCTCGTAGCTGACTGAACTAAAACATACGCGATTATTTAATTTGTTCGTATAAATCGAGTTACAATTTTTCGCGCGAATTTACCTGGTGTTCCATTTCTTTATCTATAAATCGTAACGTCCAGGTATTCACATTGGCACTCCTCATTCTTTTGTTGCTTTCGATTTCTATACTGTGGTCGATAATATCGTCTATTTGTTCAACGGCAGAAACAAAAGTCGAACCGCGTTTGTTATGTTTAGATTCGTTCGTTtcgaatttttgtttgtaagaaATAGTATCGAGCTCTTCCTCCATTTCGTTCGATATCGACCGAtgcaactaaaagtgacaataaGTTGTGACTgtgtacatttaaaaaaaaaaaaaaaaagacgaTCTTACATTTTCAAAAGGTATTTCCGGTGTCCAATCTGTCGTATTTTCTTCTTCGGTGCCGCTGTGCTGTATGCCACTGTCACTTCTCTCACTAGGCGGCCGCAATGGTGAAGACACCGGCGTTGGAGGAGTCGTCGGTGAATTGTCGTTACTTTTAACTTCCTCTTCGGGCcataatttattcgaaaaaatactagaaatatacagaaatacgTTATGAAAATGGAGATgcgttttccaatttttcaatatacctAGGTCTCGATGCAAATCTTTTCCTCGATCTCATCGGTTCACACTGTTTGATCAAATATGTAGTTATGTTATGTTCCCTCAAATACGCGTCCCGTTCTTGACCGTTTCCCGGCTCAACTTCGTACGCCCCGCCGAGGCACTGATAAGTAGCCTCAGAAATGTGAACTTGTCTGCAAATGAAAAcatttcatcaaaacaatgaatatttatgACCCGTTACAAGGCCCCGTAGTTAGTGAATATCGATTAATACGTGAATAATAACCgcaaaaatatcgaaaatgttTGAATTGCAATTAACGAcgtatattcctttttttttttgtagggGTCttctaaattttaatattttcaatagattttaaaAGTGTTATTACCCTGGTTTACCACCGGACTCCATATGATTTGCTAGTCGTACATCTGTCGACCAAATATCAAATTGCCATTTTCTGAGACCCAATACTCCGCAAAGTACGGAACCAGAATGAATACCAATCCGCATATCCAAATCTTCTACCTGTAAATAATCAATAGTTTcctcaaatagaaaatattctattattaatatatctataaattcattttttttctatctctAAATTTCTTGGGTTCGTAAGTTAATATAGTAATAATCAAACttcgatgaaaaaattattaaaaacatagtaTTAGAATCAACGTATTTacctcgaaatttcaatattgatcAAATTTGGCTGAGGTTTTGTATATCTTATCGTTTATCTTGTTTTACGTAtatcatttctttgattaataatttttggtagtaCGTGTCTTGAgctaagatttttgttttttttttaaatcaaatacatgacgtttatttttttttttttcatgtttatgtaGAGCAGTCGATGCATTTTTGGTGTATTTTTAACcatttattctattatatatcTATTCGGTaatcaaattatacaaattcTATTATGTGGTTACCAACAACTATCATCATACGGCAATTTCTTTATAGCGAGTTTGGTTTCTAGATAGAAAACGAAAGCGactaattaatttaattttcgtCACGGCTCCGGTGGTACTCCGAATAACGCAACTGATAAAATTCAATCCGTATTTTTAATGAGATCTGAAAGTAACTACACCTCGTAGGTAAAACGTGTTAGTCGTCGTTTTAGTTTAAACAATTTGTCAACAGCACGATAATCAATGTAAGTaggttttatcatttttattgtgttttcgGTTTCAAGTTAATACAATATATAAACTCAAATTGGTTAACTTGAAAAAGAtgtattgtttattaattttatttattccgttcttaattattttcattttgtaaatattgattttaattgttTGTACCGGGTGTCcaaataagaatggctctcggccgtatctcgggaaccgtttatagtaaagtttcccggtgacagcataataattggaactattattaatagaacgaggaaagacaattttgaggagtcaaaaaatgttgaaatccgttcagtcaaaccggagtaatttatgttaaaaggaaaatacttaaaatttacacatttcttaagatatctcgtaatacgaaaaagatatcggcaagcggttttcgctattctgttgaTAATTTgatctacttttatattccttaattaaaactgcatgtttccattcaacatttttcaaggatagctagatttaaaaaataaataaatagcgccctctagcgtatacgttacttattaggttgtttcgaaattataactcttacatcgATAGAtaggagctctcttcaaaaagactaagttggcatagataggttaagtagaactggacttagaggcgttttttcataataaagttcccgcttccccccatctcttatttgaagagataaactaaaacttgtaaaatcaaatatacgctgaatttcttaaGGAacacgataatcatagtttaaatacatcttaattaggcaaaatttgtaaattattcatttgataattttcggtatttaattacgccctctggcggtgTACccacaactctgtaaataatttccagatttttctcgaggtcactttcgttataaagttttttcccccgaagctgtactataaacggttcccgagatacgGCCGAGAgtcattcttattgggacacccggtacaatAAAGAAGAAGCTAAAAAGAAATGATCGATAATACCTTCGATATAGGCCTCAatctttttacaaacttttcttatattatttgtaattgtAACTATAgcaaaagttgaaatatttttcaattacaaactattttcatttaagCGTATCTTATTTTCGATTTGTATGGACTAAAAGCAAGGTTATTATTAAGAAACAGTGAATCAGTCGTTCGGCGTCATGTTTTGAGATGCGCTATAAGCAACACTAGATTTACGAGTATTTGATGGGTGTGAACCTTCAACAGTTCCGACAAACACCTATATACGAATCAGTGCGAATCGTGTTTTTGTGTGAGTTAATATTTTgctgaaatacaaaataatatgaattaacAATGACGCACTCGCTAGTTTTTATGACGTTCCAGTATGTTTgcgcatttttatatttcaaattagtcGTAATCTAAACAATGAGAGTTTAATCTGTATTATATAACGTTGTCCTTGAACATTTACATCAATCATTAGTTGTACCTACTACGTTCAATGTTTTTCGATTCAAACCATTatttaaaatcgtttttatatagttacatatttatttcaatttatggAATTAGTCGTTCCCTTTGTAATTCCTATCAAATTCAATCTTGTCGTTGGTTAATTAGATGGGTTTGTTTATAGTGTAGCATGCTCGGAATTTGATACATGGTACGACGCGTCCGTAACTCGGCATTGTGTTTTAAAATCTGGAAACAACttgaaggaattttttttagataggAATTAATTCGAGCGATACCTGGTATTCTCTATTAAACGTAGATATTAGTACGTATTAGATAGTGCCCCtatatgttcaaaaaaataatatggaatTGACGTCTTTGAGTTGTCAGAAAACAGCCGGCgttttatttaagtttattgCAGTTTTTCCACTGCAATGACTGACATAACCAATATTCTCaacttatcaattttttacagatgctgttaaattataaatgaactttttaaatactattaataataattattcaattaataactATATCCTGTGAAATACTATTGTATAGTAACTtggaaatttcaatacaataactcttttgtaatatttgtaaaaattacgACCGGTAATTAATGCgatcttcaatattatatctTCGGGGCTTTATTCTAAAACACAATATTTACTTAGTTTAGAAACTAAATATTAGTTCTTGATAACGTCCTTGATAACCTCTGTTCTATTTTGTATGAGGAGGAAGATAAGCCCCGTTATAGTTAATTCTGTATTATTCGACcattttttaagttaaaattgCTATTAAGTAAATTCGTAACATCTGTTAATGAAAGGTAcgttttcgatttttaattgttctaataattaatttatcaatgTTCAAATGTTCAGTGTATTTAATTAGGCGTgttagttttattaatattgattatttacgaTGTATGGAATTTACGATGAtataaaagtaaagtaaaagCCTTGAAGATAtattatggaaatttaaaatgaattcgAACGGTATTCGTCGTTGATCGTACAAATTATAGAAACTTAAATCTTTTAGTCCGAATAAGgttaaatttatctattttgtaAACAGCTTGAggcaaataaattaataaacattaaaattgttgttgtccatatattattaaataaaatatttttcgttattatcTACATTCTGTGTAATTAACattagataaataatatttcatgtaCTATCAAAATCACATATTATTCCGAATAATTTCGTTCCCATATACCTAGCTAACCATTCGTTTTTTATAACCGACAATTTGAGACAATCCACTGTaaatttcgtatttatattggtgTGAATTGCTCGACCCATACCTTCGATAATTATCAAATCAACAGACTTCATTAATTCGCACAATTCGGCTGATAAAACTGATAAATCCAAACAAGGTCCTTTCTGGCCATTTTCTGCTGTTATCAATTTCCCGTTATCTAATCCACctttcaatatttcacaatatttcGCAGCTCGGTCgcaataaatattcagttcGCTATATGTAATATCGTTCAAAGTTGGATAAGTATTCGCCGCTAATATTACTTCGGTTCCTTGCGATAAAAGTTCTCTGACTAACGGAAGAATTCCAAGGATAAAATCAATACCGGAATTGTCTAAGAATATAACGCATTTTTCGTAACGTCTCGTTTCCAATCTGTTATAAAATTCGTCGAATTTATCTACAAACCACGGTCTCTTCTGTACGGTTGTTGCGGCTTCTTCAAATCCAAAATCGTGACggttttctaaaatatctttgacGGCTTTCGCGGcccaatcaaaaaaattacctGCTAAAACTCCTCGTATTATATCTAACCATTTATCTTTTAAATCCGTTTTACTATCGAGGACATCGATTCTTGATTTGAATTTAGATAGGGCaattgaattttccatttttttctgacGTTCCCAAGGATCTTTGAATCTCCTTCTAATACAATCGTCGTTATAATTAAGTAGAGTTCTAATACTAAGCGGTTTCAGAAATTCAGAATCATCGGTTACTTTTTCTATGAGAGTGTGAAATTCCCGATAACATTCTTCAGCTTTCTCGGTTGCACTTGGATCATCTGGTTGTAAATCCTTAACTTTACCAACGAATTTCTTCGCCATTTGATCTAAGCAATCCAACCAATATTCTCTTGCTTCCGGATTATTTTCAAGATCCAAGCTATCGGGATTGTAGTTTTCGGGATATTTTAGAAGAGGACACTTCAATTTCTCGTTCAAATTCATCTTATTCATCATCACTCGCTGCAAAACTGTAACTACTAATTAGTTTTATCCGTTTATCGCTCATATCATAATTTggcaaatatttatttaattttatcgtAAATCACTTATATGAGAGGAACAATGAATGAATAattctttagaaaattaaatcaaataatttatatttatctattttggATGTTACAAAGTAgacgaagttttttttttttctaattcgtACATACCACTCCACAAAAATTATCGAGGcaatcacttttttttaatattttaaacgtGTTGccagtttttcgaaatttattattatattatatcagtttaatctatagaggacaaaaagtttgatttaccaaaacatagaaactattatacaaaaaaaaaaatgaacggtaCTTAAACCAAAACCAGCCAAcgaatttctaatagcgtgtaTTGCAGCCCCTCGgtctaattacagcttccgttcgtcttggaaggcttctaaacaggttctggacgtatccttgcggcatgttttcccagTTAAAGTTTAAAAGAACATTTCGAAGATCATCTAGCGTTCTTATCGGTGCCGGATGATGCCGAATTTGCCACCAAAGCTttcaatttgacaaaaattaacctgatcgtgcCCCGTTCACCAAGTCATCGCCTATATACTGATGTATACAAACAAAATCTTGATTCGTccgtaaaaaaaaatattggatcaatcttgaatattccaatcGAGTAAATTCCGATCTTactactcgatgttctctgataagacgtggacctctagaTGGCGCtctgtttgtaggcttattcggacaCTACGAACAGCCTTCGATCGGTGATATACCTAATTCTTAACCTCAAACAACGATCATCTAGTTACCCTTCCGCGGCcttgtccgggtcttctggttaTCAGCCTcgtttcttggtagcgaataacaactctggatacggtgctttgttgaactccaattaccccggcgGCCATCTTGTTGAGCGCGATGATTCattcattcgtcacatgtcttgttaaacgttaaacaattttcttagaaagttgaatatgaatatatacatataatacaaTTTTGAGGTATTCTTTTGGACCGATTATAATACCATTTTCACTTTTATGTAATGGTTCTTTAGATTCAATAGAAATTTGATGAATAACTAATGGTAGAGAAAATACTCggttagaataaaaaaatttctcgtaGTTTTGTACtcgttatttttcattcttacctCGTAACAGAATTACAATCATGAATAATGAATTGCAACTCTCACTTATTGTGAAGTTATGAtcgaatttcttttttttttttttcgtagttGTAACTCGAACCGCGATGATTTATTTTTACCgccttataaattattatccACTTTTTGTTAACTTCgctttatcaatttaaatattataacggatatttcattgttttcagaaattatgaataattccGACGAGCAAAGCGAAACAACTAGAAGAAACCAGGATTTCTTTGGCGAAACAAGTATAGGATCAGGAAATTCAGAAGAAACTGAATATGTGGATATTCACGAGATTCACGTAGTAAAAGCAATAGAGAAAAAACTAAACACCAACCATTTCATAGTGCTTAATTATAATCTCATAGCTCTACCGGATAAATTCGGTCTATTAGGAGAATATCGTTCGCTCAATGTTTCTTTTTTGAACGATCAAGGATCGAAAGAAAATTTGCATTTCTACGTAAAATATTTTCCCCAACAAGAGTCAACCGCTACTTTTGCTGAAAAGATTGGCgctttaaaaaaagaaatattcgtATATAATTTATTGGAGGAATTTTCCGAAAAAGGCGTAAGCGTTTCCGTGGTTCCAAACTGTTATGTAGTAGCGcccagaaaatatttaatactagACGATTTATCAAACGAAGGTTATAAAGTGGTTGATAAACACACATTTTTGGAATACGATTCAGTATTAGTAGTTTTAGGAACGTTAGCGAAACTACACGCGAGCACTTTTATTTTCGAAGATAAAATCGGAAAACAATTATTAGATTTATATTACAATGATTTGGAAGAAtcttttttcaacaataaaaaagattttgcGAATTCGAAAGGAATCGAATCTTGCGTAAAATGTATTATAGAGGAAATTGATCTGTTCGGGTTTCCGAAAAAACTCTTTTCGGGAAAATATTTTTCCGAAGTTGCGGAAAAGATGTGCTATAAAATTTACGATATGGTAAAGCCATCGAAAAGATTCAAAAATGTCGTTAATCACGGAGATATGTGGGCAACTAACATACTATTCAAATACGACAAAAAAACGGAAAAGCCGATATGTTGTAAATTGGTAAATTTCGAATGTGCGAGGTACTCACCACCGGCTTTAGACGTTTTGGCTTTTCTCTATCTAACTACCTCGagagattttagaaaaaagtatatGTACGAAGTCGTCGGTATGTACTACAGTTACCTAGAAAAGAATCTCAAACAAGCCGGTTTGAAAATTGAAGACGTTTTACCTTTTACGGATTTCATGGAGAGTTGCGAAGAACTAAAATTATTTGCCATCATACAAGCAGccttttattttcctttaattttaaTCGATAGTAATGAAATTGATATGTATTTTTCCGATTtggaaatgaacaaaaatgtacTCTTCGATAACAGAATACATTTGGTATTAGGACGTAAAGATAaagatgatttttataaaaggCGACTAATCGAATCTATAGCAGATTTAAAAGACGTTTGCGAATTGGcgatgtaaaaatattttttattgtattcatatgaaatatctcggtaaatatttgttttgtacaTGATGTCTTTATACAAACTGACGTGCTAATCGAACAATAATATAAGGTGTCCAGAAAGGGTAATCGAGTATTTGTAagttcaaataaacaaaaaatatttataagcgataaaaacttttattgttttttgatacaATACGAATTGGAAAATTACTTGGAAAAGATGATGATGTTATCCAAATGATGACCGTTACGCGTTGCTGGCACTCTTCTATAAACGGGAACGAAGATTGGCGTCAACACGTAGACACAAAGCTCTTGACATTGCTGCAATTTCTGACCTGATGTTTTCCTTCAATCTGATCATTTTGATAAACCTTACTTTTAAGGTATCCCCATACAAAATAGTCAAGCTAATGGCTAAGGTCGGGGCTTCTGGGAGGCTAGTTAATGTTACCCCTTCGCGAAATGACTTTATTagggaataattcattcaaaactTTCATCGAGGTATGGCAAGTGGCCCCATCTCGCTGGAACCGCGTTCTTGAGTTGAAACCTGCAACTCTGGGACCGAAAAATTTCGCAACATATCGCAGTAGCGGTCACTATTCGCATTGATTCCTCGGCCTCGttgatcttcatgaaaataattccTTTAGCGGACATAGCGGCCCAAACAACGACCTTTGGGCCGTGCAGGGGTCGTTCATGCTTTCGTCTCAGATTCTCGACTGCCCACTACCGACAATTCTGTCTGCGGACGCCACGAACCCCTTTCGTCGCTCCCTTTCGAATGTGGCGCGAAAACAAATACCCGATACTCTTTTTGGACACCTTGTATTAGCATCATtcgttaaattttgaaataaatatttcgtaaTATTCACCTGTGTTTTATGTCTAGTATCTTTGATTGCTTTGATCATATGCAAACCCATTTCTACGCAACAATGAGCGTGGTCAGATCTAGGAACAGGTAGCCCCGAAACGCAGTAATAACAATCACCTAATAGTTTTATTCTCAAACAATGGTTTtcctaaaaacaaaatatcgatGTATAAagtatagaaaaattaatatttgcaTAGTATGGGTCTTCCGGAGGTAATGAGAAATAATTCTTTTCATTTCGTTTCTAAATAGAAAATAGCATGTAGAAACTCTTTTCGTTTTGAGATTAATAGAGAcgaaaaatttatgagaattacGAGAACAAATTTTTCCCCaattaattctttttcttttacttACCGTAGCAAGTTTGTCGAATCTAGCGAATAATTCGTTTAATATCTTGACCAGTTCTTGAGCAGTACATTTTGTCGataatactgaaaaatatttcagctgtgacaaattgtaaaaatttcaaaagataatCATTTCTCGATTCAATATGTATGTAATTTTGTTTCGTTAAACATGTACATCGATATAAATAtgattcgaaattttatttacgTGTGAATCCTTTGATATCCGCAAAGAGAATGCTGACATTTTCATATCTATGGatgtatattttatgaaattgatttGGATGAAAAGCGCCTCCTCTTTCTTCTCTTTCAATATCCCTAATCATTTCTTTAGCGACGAAATCGggcaaaactaaaaaaaaattttaatcgaaTAAATAATCGAGACGACGAGTCAATTTTGATATTCCTAATTCAAACTAAAAATCTTTCTAGCTTGATCATATTTCGCGAAATTACCTGACAAaagtaatttttcttgtttatcgTTTTCGCTCTGTGTCCTATATCGAGTTTCCATGGATCGGTGAGTTTCCAAAAAAGCTTTCCTTTGACTTCTGTCCGTCAAATATTTTGTGTACATTCCGGCGAAGTTTACGCAAATATAGAGGAGAATATTCGCTAGGAGTCGACGTATTTTACATTCTTCTAAAGTATTTTGACACTGAAAACAATTACAAAGATCTTGAGAAACGATTTTAAATtgttaatggtgaaaattaattcattatttgaaaGTTATTGTACTGAT harbors:
- the LOC130900003 gene encoding uncharacterized protein LOC130900003 isoform X1; translated protein: MKEIMNNSDEQSETTRRNQDFFGETSIGSGNSEETEYVDIHEIHVVKAIEKKLNTNHFIVLNYNLIALPDKFGLLGEYRSLNVSFLNDQGSKENLHFYVKYFPQQESTATFAEKIGALKKEIFVYNLLEEFSEKGVSVSVVPNCYVVAPRKYLILDDLSNEGYKVVDKHTFLEYDSVLVVLGTLAKLHASTFIFEDKIGKQLLDLYYNDLEESFFNNKKDFANSKGIESCVKCIIEEIDLFGFPKKLFSGKYFSEVAEKMCYKIYDMVKPSKRFKNVVNHGDMWATNILFKYDKKTEKPICCKLVNFECARYSPPALDVLAFLYLTTSRDFRKKYMYEVVGMYYSYLEKNLKQAGLKIEDVLPFTDFMESCEELKLFAIIQAAFYFPLILIDSNEIDMYFSDLEMNKNVLFDNRIHLVLGRKDKDDFYKRRLIESIADLKDVCELAM
- the LOC130900003 gene encoding uncharacterized protein LOC130900003 isoform X2 codes for the protein MNNSDEQSETTRRNQDFFGETSIGSGNSEETEYVDIHEIHVVKAIEKKLNTNHFIVLNYNLIALPDKFGLLGEYRSLNVSFLNDQGSKENLHFYVKYFPQQESTATFAEKIGALKKEIFVYNLLEEFSEKGVSVSVVPNCYVVAPRKYLILDDLSNEGYKVVDKHTFLEYDSVLVVLGTLAKLHASTFIFEDKIGKQLLDLYYNDLEESFFNNKKDFANSKGIESCVKCIIEEIDLFGFPKKLFSGKYFSEVAEKMCYKIYDMVKPSKRFKNVVNHGDMWATNILFKYDKKTEKPICCKLVNFECARYSPPALDVLAFLYLTTSRDFRKKYMYEVVGMYYSYLEKNLKQAGLKIEDVLPFTDFMESCEELKLFAIIQAAFYFPLILIDSNEIDMYFSDLEMNKNVLFDNRIHLVLGRKDKDDFYKRRLIESIADLKDVCELAM
- the LOC130900004 gene encoding 4'-phosphopantetheine phosphatase-like → MMNKMNLNEKLKCPLLKYPENYNPDSLDLENNPEAREYWLDCLDQMAKKFVGKVKDLQPDDPSATEKAEECYREFHTLIEKVTDDSEFLKPLSIRTLLNYNDDCIRRRFKDPWERQKKMENSIALSKFKSRIDVLDSKTDLKDKWLDIIRGVLAGNFFDWAAKAVKDILENRHDFGFEEAATTVQKRPWFVDKFDEFYNRLETRRYEKCVIFLDNSGIDFILGILPLVRELLSQGTEVILAANTYPTLNDITYSELNIYCDRAAKYCEILKGGLDNGKLITAENGQKGPCLDLSVLSAELCELMKSVDLIIIEGMGRAIHTNINTKFTVDCLKLSVIKNEWLARYMGTKLFGIICDFDST